A window from Prochlorococcus marinus CUG1435 encodes these proteins:
- a CDS encoding site-2 protease family protein — protein MRSWQIFKMWGIPFKIHPYWFVILFLFSWSISNQVNLSSSDIYNTKEAWIIGVLTSFFLLSSIISHEVLHTFVSLNQGVKIKKITFYFLGAILQIDKYCQTAIGNIKIAIVRPLLCFATAFILLLISNYNASQDIISINIISRVGILNLFLGFLNLIPIGSLDGGNLLKSIIWYFSGSKNKGRKFLNKVNLSLSFLVLIFGIICLFRFNFYYGFILSFLGLFGVNSSKSESQFFKIENILKFSKVSELKLKPLRKIEFDSNFSQLNTSIKNKKDASDKYFFVTNNGRWTGFVDVTILKKVSIKKWDRKFVGDFKKPIDSFVSVYNDDKLWKTIEKIEETREGFLLVLNAANIPLGIIDRSKIGNFVLNKLGFNLPSEIVNKLNYKNQYPLGIQLPKIINSMKQKGDL, from the coding sequence TTGAGAAGTTGGCAAATTTTTAAAATGTGGGGAATTCCCTTCAAAATTCATCCCTATTGGTTTGTTATTCTCTTTTTATTCTCATGGAGCATAAGTAATCAGGTCAATTTATCTTCTAGCGATATATACAATACTAAAGAAGCTTGGATTATAGGGGTTTTGACTTCTTTTTTCTTATTATCTTCTATTATTTCCCATGAGGTTTTACATACCTTTGTTTCCTTAAATCAGGGTGTAAAAATAAAGAAAATTACTTTTTATTTTCTCGGAGCAATTTTACAAATAGATAAGTATTGTCAAACGGCTATAGGTAATATAAAAATCGCAATTGTTAGACCCCTATTATGTTTCGCTACAGCATTTATCCTACTTTTAATTAGTAATTATAATGCATCTCAAGACATAATATCTATCAATATTATTTCTAGAGTAGGTATATTAAATTTATTCTTAGGTTTCTTAAATTTGATTCCTATAGGTTCTTTAGATGGAGGAAATTTATTAAAAAGCATTATTTGGTATTTCTCAGGTAGTAAAAACAAAGGAAGAAAATTTCTCAACAAAGTAAATTTATCTTTATCTTTTTTAGTTCTCATATTTGGGATAATTTGTTTGTTTAGATTTAACTTTTACTATGGTTTTATTCTTTCTTTTTTAGGATTATTTGGAGTTAATTCTTCAAAGTCAGAAAGTCAATTTTTTAAAATTGAAAACATACTAAAATTTAGTAAAGTTTCTGAGCTTAAATTAAAGCCTTTAAGAAAAATTGAATTCGATTCTAATTTCTCACAATTAAATACTTCAATAAAGAATAAAAAAGATGCATCAGATAAATATTTTTTTGTTACGAATAATGGAAGATGGACTGGTTTTGTTGATGTGACAATCTTAAAAAAAGTATCCATAAAAAAATGGGATCGCAAATTTGTTGGAGATTTTAAGAAGCCAATCGATAGTTTTGTTAGTGTATATAATGACGATAAATTATGGAAAACTATAGAGAAAATTGAAGAAACAAGAGAAGGTTTTTTATTGGTTCTCAATGCTGCAAATATCCCTTTAGGGATAATTGATAGGTCTAAAATTGGAAACTTCGTATTGAATAAATTAGGATTTAATTTGCCATCTGAGATTGTCAACAAATTAAATTACAAAAATCAATATCCGTTGGGAATTCAATTGCCAAAAATTATTAATTCAATGAAGCAGAAAGGAGATCTTTAA
- a CDS encoding protochlorophyllide reductase — MSKNIKGLVLITGTTSGVGLNTLKPLLRFGWEVIAVNRSNKRATKIAEEFLTEEEIKNVNFIEIDLSNLDDVRKGCKEILERFKKPINSLICNAAVYKPRLKRPERSPQGFENSMAVNHFGHFLMINLLIENILSSEREIVLNGKSTVFKPRITVLGTVTANYSELGGRIPIPAPADLGDLSGFKNGFLSPISMANGKKFKPGKAYKDSKLCNMVTVQELSKRYPEEKIIVNSLYPGCVADTKLFRDTPWLFRFLFPIFQKFITKGYVSQRLAGERVAQVATYKEFAKPSVHWSWGNRQKTGRKAFSQKLSKRIIDTKTSKQTYDLTSKLVGLD, encoded by the coding sequence GTGAGTAAGAACATTAAGGGTTTAGTCCTAATAACAGGAACAACTTCAGGAGTTGGATTAAATACTCTAAAACCTCTATTAAGATTTGGATGGGAGGTTATAGCGGTTAATCGATCAAATAAAAGAGCTACAAAAATAGCTGAGGAATTCTTGACAGAAGAGGAAATTAAAAATGTTAACTTTATAGAAATAGATCTTTCTAACTTGGATGATGTGAGAAAAGGTTGCAAAGAAATATTAGAAAGATTTAAAAAACCAATAAATTCTCTTATTTGTAATGCGGCAGTTTATAAGCCGAGACTAAAGAGACCTGAAAGATCTCCTCAGGGTTTTGAAAACTCTATGGCAGTAAATCATTTTGGTCATTTTCTTATGATAAACCTTCTTATCGAAAATATTTTATCTTCAGAAAGAGAAATTGTTTTAAATGGCAAATCTACGGTATTCAAGCCGAGAATAACAGTATTGGGGACTGTTACGGCTAATTATTCAGAACTTGGAGGAAGGATCCCGATCCCTGCTCCAGCTGATTTGGGAGATTTATCTGGATTTAAAAATGGTTTTTTATCTCCAATAAGTATGGCAAATGGAAAGAAATTCAAACCTGGCAAGGCTTATAAGGATAGTAAACTTTGTAATATGGTAACCGTTCAGGAATTATCAAAAAGATATCCTGAAGAGAAAATTATTGTAAATTCTCTATATCCTGGATGTGTTGCTGATACAAAACTTTTTAGAGATACTCCTTGGTTATTTAGATTCCTTTTCCCGATCTTTCAAAAATTCATAACAAAAGGATATGTTTCACAAAGATTGGCAGGGGAGAGGGTCGCTCAAGTGGCAACTTATAAAGAATTTGCTAAACCATCAGTCCATTGGAGCTGGGGTAATCGACAAAAAACTGGTAGAAAAGCTTTTTCTCAAAAGTTGTCAAAAAGAATAATTGATACGAAGACTTCTAAACAAACTTATGATCTAACAAGCAAATTGGTTGGATTAGATTAA
- a CDS encoding acetyl-CoA carboxylase carboxyltransferase subunit alpha, whose amino-acid sequence MAKRYLLDFEKPLVELEKQIEQIKELARDSEVDVSQQLLQLETLAARRREEIFKSLTPAQKIQVARHPQRPSTLDFVQMFCDDWIELHGDRNGGDDMALIGGIGSINNRPVLMLGHQKGRDTKENVVRNFGMAKPGGYRKALRLMQHANRFSLPILTFIDTPGAYAGLKAEEQGQGEAIARNLREMFGMQVPIVATVIGEGGSGGALGIGVADKLLMFEHSVYTVASPEACASILWRDAAKAPEAASALKITGKDLLKLGIIDEVLPEPSGGNNWAPLEAGNTLKKAIEKHLNALLEMTKDELIEERYKKFRVLGKFIEANNIEEIYSEVPQKTE is encoded by the coding sequence ATGGCTAAACGTTACCTTCTTGATTTTGAAAAGCCTCTTGTTGAACTTGAGAAGCAGATAGAGCAAATTAAAGAATTAGCTCGAGATTCAGAAGTTGATGTTAGTCAACAGCTTCTACAGCTTGAGACCTTAGCTGCCAGGAGAAGAGAAGAAATATTTAAATCTCTAACTCCTGCGCAAAAGATACAGGTGGCTAGACATCCTCAAAGACCCAGCACTCTGGATTTTGTTCAAATGTTTTGTGATGACTGGATTGAATTACATGGAGACAGAAACGGAGGCGATGATATGGCACTAATTGGAGGAATAGGTTCAATAAATAATAGACCAGTGTTGATGTTAGGGCATCAGAAAGGAAGGGACACCAAAGAAAATGTAGTAAGAAACTTTGGGATGGCCAAACCAGGAGGTTACAGAAAAGCTCTTAGATTAATGCAGCATGCAAATAGATTTTCCTTGCCAATTCTGACATTTATTGATACTCCTGGAGCTTATGCTGGTTTAAAAGCTGAAGAACAGGGGCAAGGGGAGGCAATTGCAAGAAACCTAAGAGAGATGTTTGGAATGCAAGTCCCAATCGTGGCTACTGTCATTGGAGAAGGCGGTTCAGGAGGTGCACTTGGAATAGGTGTTGCCGATAAGTTACTAATGTTTGAACACAGTGTATATACAGTTGCTAGTCCAGAAGCATGTGCATCAATTTTGTGGAGAGATGCTGCAAAAGCGCCAGAAGCTGCATCAGCACTTAAGATTACAGGTAAAGATTTACTTAAATTGGGGATAATAGATGAAGTATTACCAGAACCTTCTGGGGGAAATAATTGGGCTCCTTTAGAAGCAGGCAATACACTAAAGAAGGCTATCGAGAAGCACCTTAATGCATTGCTAGAAATGACTAAAGATGAACTCATTGAGGAAAGATATAAAAAATTTAGGGTTCTAGGTAAATTTATCGAAGCAAATAATATTGAAGAGATTTATAGTGAAGTTCCTCAAAAAACTGAATAA
- a CDS encoding aldehyde oxygenase (deformylating), giving the protein MQTLESNKKAIEESTNPISLDLPDFTTDSYKDAYSRINAIVIEGEQEAHDNYISIATLIPNELEELTKLARMEMKHKKGFTACGRNLGVVADMEFAKKFFSKLHGNFQVALEKGNLTTCLLIQAILIEAFAISAYNVYIRVADPFAKKITEGVVKDEYLHLNYGQEWLKENLSTCKEELMEANKVNLPLIKKMLDEVADDASVLAMDREELMEEFMIAYQDTLMEIGLDNREIARMAMAAIV; this is encoded by the coding sequence ATGCAAACTCTAGAATCAAATAAAAAAGCTATTGAAGAATCGACTAATCCTATTTCTCTGGATTTACCCGATTTCACTACAGATTCTTACAAGGATGCATACAGCAGAATAAATGCAATTGTTATAGAGGGAGAGCAAGAGGCTCATGATAATTACATTTCAATAGCAACTTTAATTCCAAATGAGTTAGAGGAGTTAACTAAATTGGCGAGAATGGAAATGAAGCATAAAAAAGGCTTCACTGCATGTGGAAGAAATTTAGGTGTAGTAGCTGATATGGAATTTGCTAAAAAATTCTTTTCTAAATTACATGGTAATTTTCAAGTTGCTCTTGAAAAAGGAAATTTAACGACCTGTCTTTTAATACAAGCCATCTTAATTGAAGCATTTGCAATTTCTGCTTATAACGTCTACATAAGAGTTGCGGATCCTTTTGCAAAAAAAATAACAGAGGGAGTGGTTAAAGATGAATATCTTCATTTAAATTATGGTCAAGAGTGGCTTAAAGAGAATTTATCTACTTGTAAAGAGGAATTAATGGAAGCTAATAAGGTTAATCTTCCGTTAATTAAAAAGATGTTAGATGAAGTAGCAGATGACGCATCAGTTTTAGCTATGGACAGAGAAGAATTAATGGAAGAATTTATGATTGCGTATCAAGATACATTGATGGAAATAGGTCTAGATAATAGAGAAATTGCAAGAATGGCTATGGCAGCTATCGTCTAA
- a CDS encoding GTP cyclohydrolase I: MTSTLPNDNIRNFDDQITNKLISEIIRDRIKNSGTRFSANDNISDFINPGELEILEKEVASRVKDLLKSLVIDVENDHNTQETAERVSKMYLNEVFKGRYHEQPKVTSFPNDKNLDEIYTVGPISVRSACSHHLVPILGECWIGIKPGNKVIGLSKFARVADWVFSRPHIQEEAVMILADEIEKLCEPKGLGIIVKAQHYCMKWRGVKEPNTSMINSVVRGDFRHDLSLKQEFFELVKQQSATNNY, from the coding sequence ATGACCTCTACATTACCCAACGATAATATTAGAAACTTTGACGACCAGATTACTAATAAACTAATTTCTGAAATTATAAGAGACAGAATTAAGAATTCTGGTACAAGATTTAGTGCTAACGATAATATTTCTGATTTTATAAATCCTGGTGAATTAGAAATTTTAGAAAAAGAAGTAGCCTCAAGAGTTAAAGACTTACTAAAGTCCCTCGTAATTGATGTTGAGAATGACCATAATACTCAAGAAACTGCTGAAAGAGTCTCAAAAATGTATCTAAATGAAGTTTTTAAAGGTAGATATCATGAACAACCTAAAGTTACAAGTTTCCCTAATGACAAGAATCTTGATGAAATCTATACAGTTGGTCCAATTTCTGTAAGATCTGCATGTTCACATCATTTAGTTCCAATTCTAGGAGAGTGTTGGATAGGTATTAAACCTGGAAATAAAGTTATAGGGCTTTCAAAATTTGCTAGGGTTGCTGATTGGGTTTTTTCAAGACCCCATATTCAGGAAGAAGCTGTAATGATTCTTGCAGATGAAATCGAAAAACTGTGTGAACCTAAAGGTTTAGGTATTATTGTAAAGGCCCAACATTATTGTATGAAGTGGAGGGGAGTTAAAGAACCAAATACAAGTATGATTAATTCTGTAGTAAGAGGTGATTTCAGGCACGATTTAAGTTTAAAACAAGAATTTTTTGAGCTTGTAAAACAGCAGTCCGCTACTAATAATTACTAA
- a CDS encoding phosphoribosylanthranilate isomerase gives MPKTNPLVKICGLTSEEQAIQVAKLGANAIGIISVEESPRYVSAEIKKKIFKTLESFYPKIDRVTVVQNCPIDLIIKDFLGNPSETIIQLHGDEDIDYCKKIREKIPNIGIWKAFRIKTKQDLDKIKPFEDFVDAILLDSWNEKTYGGSGEKIKSTYLKNLQFTKPWWLAGGISIKWIDEILNEVKPNGLDISSSIETSPGFKDIKKTEELFKFLKRN, from the coding sequence ATGCCCAAGACTAATCCTCTAGTTAAAATTTGTGGACTAACGTCTGAAGAACAAGCTATTCAAGTCGCTAAATTAGGAGCGAATGCTATAGGCATTATTTCGGTTGAGGAGTCCCCTAGGTATGTCTCAGCTGAAATTAAGAAAAAAATATTTAAAACCTTGGAAAGCTTTTATCCAAAAATCGATAGAGTAACCGTTGTCCAAAATTGTCCTATAGATTTAATTATCAAAGACTTCTTAGGCAACCCAAGTGAAACTATCATTCAATTACATGGAGATGAAGATATTGATTACTGCAAAAAAATAAGAGAAAAAATTCCAAATATTGGCATATGGAAGGCTTTCAGGATAAAAACAAAACAAGACTTGGATAAAATAAAACCTTTTGAAGATTTTGTAGATGCAATACTACTTGATTCTTGGAATGAAAAAACTTATGGAGGTTCAGGGGAAAAAATAAAATCTACTTATCTAAAGAATCTGCAATTTACCAAACCTTGGTGGTTAGCAGGTGGAATATCAATTAAATGGATTGATGAAATTTTAAATGAAGTCAAACCAAATGGACTAGACATTTCTAGCAGTATTGAAACATCCCCAGGTTTTAAAGATATAAAAAAAACAGAGGAACTATTTAAGTTTTTAAAAAGAAATTAG
- a CDS encoding ferredoxin:protochlorophyllide reductase (ATP-dependent) subunit B, with protein MELTLWTYEGPPHVGAMRIASSMKDIHYVLHAPQGDTYADLLFTMIERRGQRPPVTYTTFQARDLGGDTAELVKKNIKEAVERFKPKTLLVGESCTAELIQDQPGALAKGMGFDMPIVNLELPAYSKKENWGASETFYQLTRTLLKEKVSSSDKINPLRWRELGRRPKVNILGPSLLGFRCRDDVIEIQRILSEQGIDTNVVAPLGASPDDIERLIDAEINICLYQEIAEASCEWLKRNFGMEYTNTIPIGIKNTIEFINEVHEKLDLPLTNKEELENKSKLPWYSKSVDSNYLTGKRVFIFGDGTHAIAAAKIAKEELGFEVVGLGTYSREMARQVRATAKDLNVEALITNNYLEVEDAMKKTAPELVLGTQMERHSAKRLGIPCSVISTPMHVQDVPARYSPQMGWEGANVIFDDWVHPLMMGLEEHLIDMFKHDFEFVDGHQSHLGHTATNTNNILNSEEKKEKNSKEGIIWTESGRAELTKVPFFVRGKVKTNTEKYAILRGIPEISDETLYDAKAYFS; from the coding sequence ATGGAATTAACTCTTTGGACGTATGAAGGACCACCACATGTTGGTGCTATGAGAATTGCCTCGTCAATGAAAGACATTCATTATGTGCTTCATGCCCCCCAAGGAGATACATATGCAGATCTTCTCTTTACCATGATCGAGAGGAGGGGGCAAAGGCCTCCAGTAACTTATACAACTTTTCAGGCTAGAGACCTTGGAGGCGATACAGCAGAATTAGTGAAGAAAAATATTAAGGAAGCGGTTGAACGATTCAAACCCAAAACTCTTTTAGTCGGAGAAAGTTGTACAGCAGAACTTATCCAAGACCAACCTGGAGCACTTGCAAAAGGGATGGGGTTTGATATGCCGATTGTTAATCTTGAATTACCTGCTTATAGCAAGAAAGAAAATTGGGGGGCCTCAGAAACCTTTTATCAACTAACAAGAACCCTTTTAAAAGAAAAAGTAAGTTCTTCAGACAAAATAAATCCCCTTAGGTGGAGGGAATTAGGTAGGAGACCAAAAGTTAATATACTTGGCCCTTCATTACTAGGATTTAGATGCAGAGATGATGTAATCGAAATCCAACGCATCCTTTCGGAACAAGGTATAGATACAAACGTAGTTGCTCCATTAGGTGCTAGTCCTGATGATATTGAAAGACTAATTGATGCTGAAATTAATATCTGTCTTTATCAAGAAATTGCTGAAGCTTCATGTGAGTGGCTTAAACGGAACTTTGGAATGGAATATACGAATACTATTCCTATTGGAATAAAAAATACAATTGAATTTATAAATGAAGTTCATGAAAAATTAGATCTTCCTTTAACGAATAAAGAAGAATTAGAAAATAAATCAAAACTTCCTTGGTACTCAAAATCAGTTGACTCTAATTATCTAACTGGTAAAAGAGTTTTTATTTTTGGTGATGGAACACATGCAATTGCAGCAGCCAAAATTGCTAAGGAAGAATTGGGTTTTGAAGTAGTGGGTCTTGGAACATACAGCAGGGAGATGGCTAGGCAAGTAAGAGCTACTGCAAAAGATCTAAATGTAGAAGCTCTGATAACTAACAATTATCTAGAAGTGGAAGATGCCATGAAAAAGACCGCCCCTGAACTAGTTTTAGGGACCCAAATGGAAAGGCATAGTGCAAAAAGACTCGGAATTCCATGCTCAGTAATTAGTACTCCAATGCATGTTCAAGATGTTCCTGCAAGATATAGCCCTCAAATGGGATGGGAAGGAGCAAATGTGATTTTTGATGACTGGGTACATCCCCTAATGATGGGCTTAGAAGAGCATCTTATTGATATGTTCAAACATGACTTTGAGTTTGTTGATGGTCATCAAAGCCATTTAGGGCATACAGCGACAAACACAAATAACATTTTAAATTCTGAGGAGAAAAAAGAAAAAAATAGTAAAGAAGGAATTATCTGGACTGAATCTGGTAGAGCTGAATTAACAAAAGTTCCATTTTTTGTAAGAGGTAAAGTTAAAACAAATACTGAAAAATACGCAATCTTGAGAGGAATTCCAGAGATAAGCGATGAAACTCTTTACGATGCTAAAGCATATTTCAGTTAA
- a CDS encoding ferredoxin:protochlorophyllide reductase (ATP-dependent) iron-sulfur ATP-binding protein, translating into MTSTINRPPDGEGSVQVKQDPKINIEEGALVIAVYGKGGIGKSTTSSNLSAAFSKLGKKVLQIGCDPKHDSTFTLTHKMVPTVIDILEEVDFHSEELRPTDFMFEGFNGVMCVESGGPPAGTGCGGYVTGQTVKLLKEHHLLEDTDVVIFDVLGDVVCGGFAAPLQHANYCLIVTANDFDSIFAMNRIVSAIKAKAKNYKVRLGGVVANRSKDTDQIDKFNERTGLKTMAHFKDVDAIRRSRLKKCTIFEMEPTEDVIEVQNEYLSLAQNMLTNVEPLEGNPLKDREIFDLLGFD; encoded by the coding sequence ATGACAAGTACTATAAACAGACCTCCTGATGGAGAAGGAAGTGTTCAAGTAAAGCAAGATCCAAAAATAAATATCGAAGAAGGGGCTTTAGTGATTGCCGTGTATGGGAAGGGTGGTATCGGAAAATCAACTACATCATCAAACCTTTCTGCAGCATTCTCAAAGTTAGGTAAAAAGGTTCTTCAAATTGGATGTGATCCCAAACACGATAGTACCTTCACTTTGACGCACAAAATGGTTCCTACAGTTATAGATATTCTCGAAGAGGTAGATTTTCATAGCGAAGAATTGAGGCCAACTGATTTTATGTTTGAAGGTTTTAATGGAGTAATGTGCGTCGAAAGCGGAGGCCCTCCTGCTGGGACAGGGTGCGGAGGATATGTAACCGGGCAAACAGTTAAGTTATTAAAAGAACATCACTTATTAGAAGATACTGACGTTGTTATTTTTGATGTCCTTGGAGACGTTGTTTGTGGTGGATTTGCAGCTCCATTGCAACATGCAAATTACTGTCTAATTGTTACTGCTAATGACTTTGATTCAATATTCGCCATGAATAGAATAGTCTCAGCAATCAAAGCAAAAGCAAAAAATTATAAAGTGAGATTAGGTGGGGTAGTCGCCAATAGATCAAAAGATACAGACCAAATTGATAAATTCAATGAAAGAACAGGTTTAAAAACTATGGCTCATTTTAAAGATGTCGACGCCATCAGAAGATCAAGGCTAAAAAAATGTACTATTTTTGAAATGGAACCAACTGAAGATGTTATTGAAGTTCAAAATGAATATTTATCTCTTGCCCAAAATATGCTTACAAACGTAGAACCTTTAGAAGGAAATCCGCTTAAAGATAGAGAAATTTTTGATTTACTAGGATTTGATTAG
- a CDS encoding photosystem I reaction center subunit XII — protein MEPTQTINLIALSLIVVMHAGVLALRLGISLGRN, from the coding sequence ATGGAGCCAACTCAAACAATAAATCTAATTGCATTAAGCCTCATAGTAGTTATGCATGCAGGAGTTTTAGCACTAAGACTAGGAATTAGTTTAGGTAGGAACTAA
- a CDS encoding SDR family oxidoreductase — protein MKFLKKLNKLKLAFITGATKGIGRSTAITFANAGWDLILLSRNMDLMEKLKAELLTTRSKISLVKCDLSNPQEIEYCVKRAIEKYGCPSVLINNAGCAFNGSLVEMNLGQWEQTIQINLTSIFQICRSVIPQMRKNGGLVINVSSHASYNAFPQWGAYCVSKSALGMFTKCLREEERSNSIRACTITLGSVNTPLWDSESINSDFDRTSMLSPSEVSNTILYMAQKPESQLIEDLTLMPSGGAF, from the coding sequence GTGAAGTTCCTCAAAAAACTGAATAAATTGAAATTAGCTTTTATAACTGGCGCTACAAAAGGTATTGGTAGATCTACCGCAATTACTTTCGCAAATGCAGGCTGGGATTTAATTTTACTTTCCAGGAATATGGATTTAATGGAGAAACTTAAGGCTGAACTATTAACTACTAGATCAAAAATTAGTCTGGTTAAATGTGATTTATCTAATCCTCAAGAAATAGAATATTGTGTTAAACGGGCAATTGAGAAATATGGTTGCCCTTCAGTCTTGATAAATAATGCCGGCTGTGCATTCAATGGGTCCTTAGTTGAAATGAATCTAGGTCAATGGGAACAAACTATTCAAATAAATCTCACAAGTATTTTTCAAATTTGTCGCTCAGTCATTCCTCAAATGAGAAAAAATGGTGGTTTAGTTATTAATGTTAGTAGTCATGCCTCTTATAATGCATTCCCCCAATGGGGAGCTTATTGTGTTTCAAAATCTGCACTAGGGATGTTTACTAAATGCTTGAGGGAAGAAGAAAGATCTAATTCAATAAGAGCGTGTACAATAACTCTTGGTTCAGTAAATACTCCTCTTTGGGACTCCGAGTCAATTAATTCTGATTTTGATAGAACTTCTATGCTCTCCCCAAGCGAGGTATCAAATACTATTTTATATATGGCTCAAAAACCTGAATCACAATTGATAGAGGACTTGACTTTGATGCCTTCTGGTGGAGCCTTTTAA
- a CDS encoding protein ligase, which produces MKIIINKTTKLILGIENQALIFSTNNLPGFDQMALDLKSLDQTNSNPEIILTLRFYYWTGDWISIGYHQKEIPVHWKNLLSKGEVNIVRRPSGGGAVLHSGGITYALTFKKTYYKILSYEMVNNWLIKSFRELGLKLQYGNSRKSRIKTNCFGTSLISDLVDQDGFKRIGSAQFRKKGAFLQHGEIQTNPSKDLWFKLFKEEAPPKMNIDLTNDEIVQHLRNSFLENKSNIKFTNIVIDNKNIKNYCDTDS; this is translated from the coding sequence TTGAAAATTATCATAAATAAAACTACAAAGTTAATTTTGGGAATAGAAAATCAGGCTTTAATTTTTTCGACAAATAATTTGCCTGGATTTGATCAAATGGCTTTAGATTTAAAATCTTTAGATCAGACAAATTCGAATCCTGAAATAATTCTCACATTGCGCTTCTACTATTGGACTGGGGATTGGATTTCAATTGGATATCACCAAAAGGAAATTCCTGTTCATTGGAAAAATTTATTATCAAAAGGAGAAGTTAATATTGTCAGACGTCCCTCTGGGGGGGGAGCTGTTTTGCATTCAGGAGGCATAACGTATGCATTAACATTTAAAAAAACTTACTATAAAATCTTAAGTTATGAAATGGTTAATAATTGGTTAATTAAAAGTTTTAGAGAATTAGGTCTAAAATTGCAATATGGTAATTCAAGAAAATCACGCATTAAAACAAATTGTTTTGGGACTTCATTGATTTCTGATTTAGTTGATCAAGATGGTTTTAAGAGAATAGGAAGTGCTCAATTTCGTAAAAAAGGTGCATTCCTTCAACATGGAGAGATTCAAACAAATCCTTCAAAAGATTTATGGTTCAAATTATTTAAAGAAGAAGCTCCACCAAAAATGAATATAGACCTAACAAATGATGAAATAGTTCAGCATTTAAGAAATTCATTCTTGGAGAATAAATCAAATATAAAGTTCACAAATATAGTAATAGATAATAAAAATATTAAAAATTATTGTGACACAGATTCTTAA
- a CDS encoding long-chain acyl-[acyl-carrier-protein] reductase, with product MFGLIGHSTSFEDAKRKASMLGFDHIADGDLDVWCTAPPQLVENVEVKSATGISIEGSYIDSCFVPEMLSRFKTARRKVLNAMELAQKKGINITALGGFTSIIFENFNLLQHKQIRNTSLEWERFTTGNTHTAWVICKQLEINAPRIGIDLKKATVAVIGATGDIGSAVCRWLINKTGISELLMVARQQEPLALLQKELDGGTITSLDEALPQADIVVWVASMPKTIEINTDNLRKPCLMIDGGYPKNLDEKFQGENIHVLKGGIVEFFNDIGWNMMELAEMQNPQREMFACFAEAMILEFEKCHTNFSWGRNNISLEKMEFIGAASLKHGFSAIGLDKHPKVLTV from the coding sequence ATGTTTGGGTTAATAGGCCACTCAACCAGTTTTGAAGATGCAAAAAGAAAAGCTTCGATGTTAGGCTTTGATCATATTGCTGATGGCGACTTGGATGTTTGGTGTACTGCTCCTCCTCAGCTTGTTGAAAATGTAGAAGTTAAGAGTGCTACTGGAATATCTATTGAAGGTTCTTATATAGATTCGTGCTTTGTTCCTGAAATGCTTTCTAGGTTTAAAACGGCTAGAAGAAAAGTACTAAATGCTATGGAACTAGCTCAGAAAAAAGGGATTAACATTACCGCTTTAGGAGGATTTACTTCTATTATTTTTGAAAATTTTAATCTTCTACAGCATAAACAAATTAGAAATACTTCATTAGAGTGGGAAAGGTTTACTACAGGCAATACTCACACCGCCTGGGTTATTTGTAAGCAACTAGAAATAAATGCTCCTCGCATTGGAATTGATCTTAAAAAAGCAACCGTTGCTGTAATTGGTGCTACAGGTGACATTGGTAGTGCTGTATGTAGGTGGCTTATCAATAAAACTGGGATTTCAGAACTTCTTATGGTAGCAAGACAACAAGAACCATTAGCTCTGCTACAGAAAGAGTTAGATGGTGGCACCATCACAAGTTTAGATGAGGCATTGCCTCAGGCGGATATTGTTGTATGGGTTGCAAGCATGCCTAAAACTATAGAAATTAACACTGATAATTTGAGAAAACCATGTTTAATGATTGATGGCGGATACCCAAAAAATCTTGATGAGAAATTTCAGGGTGAAAATATTCATGTTTTAAAAGGGGGTATAGTAGAGTTTTTTAATGATATAGGTTGGAATATGATGGAACTTGCAGAAATGCAAAACCCTCAGAGAGAGATGTTTGCTTGCTTTGCAGAAGCTATGATTTTAGAATTTGAAAAGTGTCATACGAACTTTAGTTGGGGAAGAAATAATATTTCTCTTGAAAAGATGGAATTTATTGGAGCAGCTTCTTTAAAACATGGGTTTTCTGCTATTGGACTTGATAAACACCCTAAAGTATTGACTGTCTGA